One Tachysurus vachellii isolate PV-2020 chromosome 5, HZAU_Pvac_v1, whole genome shotgun sequence genomic window, TGCCACATTTTGATGAACTGACATATTGATTCAGTTCTTGGCTCGCCTGCCCAACGAAGGCTGTCAATTTGATGTTAATCCACAGAATAGAAAGCACACAAGAAAAAGGCTCCTTCTATCCCATATCTCAGCTCTCACCACCAATAAACACTATACCACACTCACTGCTCTTACCCTGTTGTTCTTCATAACTTCACTCTGTGTTCAAGTAAGACAAAGGTCTGTAGTTTCAACATGGTTTTAATAATACGGCTAGCCACTGTTCAGTTGAACAGTCAAGCTAGTCACATTACATTTGTGGTTTGCTCAATAAACACATGGTCCTTTAAGATGCACAGTAATGGTATTTATAACTTTCAGGCATGTCACTACCTTCAGCTGATTTTAGGCCGTGTGATTAGAGCAGTCTTTTAAGATTATTACTTGTCACATTTACAAGATAAGTGCAATTAAAATCTTGGCTGAAttctataacagactgtacaatGGCGGTGTCCATGTCAGATGATACTGTCAGATGTCAGCTGATACCAATAACATCGTCTAACAATAGACttgctgttaaagaaaattacTGCCTTGTGCATAATCAATCAGTGTGATCTGGGCTTATGCACAAAACATGATCACCTAAACATCCTTCATTGTGAGCTTGAGGTAACGAAGATATTTTTACAGACCattatcatattttttatgtttcacCATTGCATTCACCATTCACTGTATATGTAGCTTTCCCACAAGTTTTAGGCAGTCCTGTTCTCCTACTGGTGGCTTTTAGAGAGGTGGTGTTGTAGcagctacaacaacaacaacaaaaacaataacaagaTTCTATGACCTTTCTTTCATCATCACTTCACATAGGAATTATATAGATCTTAGCCTTCAGTGATAAATGCTTTTATaatagaaaaagaatgaaagatttttaaaaaatctacatTGTCTGAGATTCATAGTACTATGAAAAGActaattctacatttttttgtgtcattACATACCATATCAAGTTCCCAGATATGAAAAACTCATCTCATATAACCCTGTTATAAAGCCTCTTTAATtgacttttttaaaacatgagaGAAATATGATGACAAAACACATAATGTAATTATACTCTATCTATACACATGCAAAAAATGAGTCAGAGcctttaatacatttacattttacatttaatacatttttcatcACTTACATTTTTGCTTGATTTAATTggcctgatttttatttttatttttttttataaataacacacacatcagtgttaatCAGTCTTCCTTTACTGCAGTCATTTAACTTAACTACAAGTTTCAGACATATAGGCATATATGATTTTTAACCCACCCAACCCCTTCCCCCAATGGGCTGTATCAAATACACTTACTACACTGTCTGGGGCACTTGTACAGACTGAGGGCAGGGCCTCAATATTCAGTGAGTGTTTCCTGTAATGGAAGATAAAACAGCAGCCTGTTCTACCAGTAGAGTGCAGTGAGGCAATTTCTACATTTAGGCTAAAGTGAGTAGACTTCTAAAGATCCAAAGGAGCATTTTAATCAGCTAAATTTGAATACATAGCCAGTGACACAGAACCCAGACCCTGCTGCTTGATTTATTTCTGACTCCTGTAATTCCTGGAGTGGTTGCACTGATGGAATCCAGCAATCACTTATCTGATCACTGGGTTTGTTTTGCTCAGTAGCTTGGTCAATATTGCCTCCTACGCTTCAAATGAATTAGTTTGTGATTTAAGAGCTCCAGTTATAGGTGAATGAAAATCTGTGGCATTTTATAGGTTGTATTTCACAACAAGACCCTTGTTTGTATATGAACTAAGTAATCACTTAATATAATTatggcctgagcaccgaatggtgcgaagccctattgtttttgctcgggagtattattttatttacttatttatttatttgtttttccacacaTTGGCCGactggggtcccttaacatgctcgaaaactattgaaatttggcacacacatCAGAGTCGTGCGACGCCAGGCtcgggcaaaggctggaatacgggcgtggcaggggggctatgtagcgccccctgtaatgccaaaacaaacattggtgcacagatcgggcaattatgtacgcacatgtacgagagttggtatgCACAtaggtgaacttttaaatactcctagggaattcatgcgattgacaccaaacgtggtgaacatgatgcagagacattgcacttgctaaattgcgaagggatttttgatatcttgaacggtgctgccatggcgaggcgactaagttatggcgaattcagagaaaaaggaagtgtctaatatctaaagcaaaaaatgtcttattgggatgacacgcggtgtgtatgttcggccaaggattcagatcgcatcgatgtgcctattgtgaatctcggacatagcgccaccaacaggcgccaggaagtgtgtcagtcacaacagttgcatgtggtgaacttttaaatactcctcctagggaattcatgcgattgacaccaaacgtggtgaacatgatgccgagacattgcacttgctaaattgcgaagggatttttgatatctcgaacggtgctgccatggcgaggcgactaatttatggcgaattcagagaaacaggaagtgtcttctatctaaggcaaaaaatgtcttattgtgatgacacgcggtgtgtatgtttggccaaggattccgatcgcatcgatgtgcttattgtgagtcccgggtatagcgccaccaacaggccccaggaagtgtgtaagtttcaaaggtggattttttgacagctgcatgcggtaaacttttaaatactcctcctaggggattcatgcaattgagaccagacttggccaccatgacgcagagatattggagatgcgaaattgcgaacggatttttgatatctcaaacactgttgccatggcatcgtgtcaaaatttacatttatttcaggcatatttaaggcttttgccgtgcttagattaacttgaaatttgacacatacatcacatttgtcggctgttaagtgtggacaaaaaggtcagacaaaggtgtgtctcttaagtggctcactagcgcccccgcttgtctaaaatgtggggtttcatttacctacagtgcccaaatgggtcagtaacaacatgaAATATTCCATTGATATTTACctacttgatgcacttgcccactgtgcattgttttctgggaggcaccgtatagcgataaaaaaacgtgcgagggcccgccatcgctgcttgcagctatattatttgttttataatccCATTAAAATATAAACCGTATAGGATCCCAACATCCAGCTTtagctttaaatgttttcattgtttGTGCCAAGATTGTTGGCAGTGATCAGCTTGTCTTGGGTCAAGTGTCTTTTCCTAATTTTATTAACCTTTCTGTTTGTAGTATTAATGCTAAGAAGCAGATAGACTGATCAGACAGTTGTATGTAGTTAGCAGTTTAATGAATTACCCAAACAGGACCCTATCTAAATATATGATCTAATTCTAAGCTTTCCAGGAATCTCAGTCTGGTATACACATGAAACAGACTTGAATCATACTCCTCCCCCATCAACAGCTAATTCCTTTGACTGGAATATAGACTAAAACCAAGCCTTTGCAAATTATATCAGCTATAACCAACCAGCATGTGTGTCAAACAGAAGCCAGCTGTCTGCTCTCTGTAAGAGATTAGGCAAATATTCATTTGTGAACTGGTTATATGGTGTCTAATCCACTGCAGTCAGTAAAGGCCCACATTGCATTAATAAAATGCTCAACCTTTAAGTGCTATGAACAAATGTGATTACCTTATTACAGTAATGCATACACAGTCAATTGTATTGCATGAGTCATTCATACTCCCAATATGAGTGATTAGTTTACATACTAGTGCTGCCACTCAAATAGACAAATGAAAGACTAGATAATTTCATTAAGCAACAGTCCATCACAGATGTATGTCATCAGTGTATGTACCCTTTCTCTAATGACAACCATTTTTTAGTGTCATATAGAGTACAGAACAAGGTTATAATAATCTTCAATAAGCTTCAATTTAAGAAAATGTTCTTAAACTTTGGATTAAGCTTCCTTTTACTCTTTAAAAATGTAGGCAAGAAAAGTGATCACAATGCCTAATGTCagtataagcaaaaaaaaaaggttatccTTTGTCCTTGCTTGTTCAAAGGCAACAAATTAGGACACATTTTTCCCATTGAGCCTTGCAAAAAATGAATCAAGacttactaataaaaaaatacagtaagcTGTGTGCTTTCATGCCTCACCTCTGCATGTGCAACAGCCTCAGGATTGATATTGATGTATACATAAGCAATGACTAATGTAATCATGTTTGTTATGGGCCTGAAGCCTCTGTACACAAACCTCAATTTGTCTTTATAGCTTTCATGCACTCCTATGGTTCTATCGTAAAAAGCAGTCTATTCTAAATATActatgaataaatatgaaaatatatactatacacaAATGTACAAACTGAGGAAATCCACAAACCTGGTACTAATATACAAGATATATCTGGGTACAAGAACAGTTTTTATTCAATGCATTGAATAAATACAGAttgggaaaataaacaaaatactgCAGCAGAGAATGATAGCTTAATACtttctaaaataataatcagagaCAATATTGTTCTTTggaataacagaaaaataaggGGGGAAAAATACACTATGGCTGTCTTTCCACTAGGGCTAATTATAAATACACAATCGGACTTAATCCATAGAGATATTCTTTTACACCTTAATTACAatcttatttgttttatattattatttattaatttgtccCAGGCTTGGTTGTGGTAAcctatatacaaaatataattcatttatatgTAGTAATTCTAGGTATAtttatcaaacaaacaaacaggaattACACCATTAATttatcaaatgaataaaacaaaagaaagtaaaaagccAAACATAAATCTATACTTTTGCTCAAGGGGACAACACTCTGTattctgttcattcattttttgtCATTCAGTCCTGCAGCTGTTATGTGCTAGAGGAGCCTTTAATAATCACGAGTAGACCTCTGCTGAATTCTGCAGCATGTGGAAATGGTACCAGTTGCTGGAGCAATAAACAGCTCGCTCTCACGTGCACAACCTTTTGTTGTTTTATCTGTGGAATGCTAATTGGGGATTAGTGAGCAGCTGGGGTTATTTCTCACACAGCCAAGGTAGGAATAGCACCACAGTGTGTAAAAGGGTGTCAGCATTACCCATTTCTGGTCTGCACATTGAGTTCAAATGTCAGGCTAGATACAGAGGGTATTGACCTTTAATACACTTTCCTGTTTAATGCTTCACCGGCACAGACAGAATTTTAAAGAAGGTTAAAATGAAGTCAATAAATTCTTGaatgttactgtatattttatttgatgACACACTGCCCAAAACAGCACTTTTGACCTTTTCAGCCAAAGGTACATTTACAAGGAGTACTATTCACCCTGTcttattgttactattattgcTCTGCTGAGTTTTATGAGAAAGTGAAttcaagaagatttttttttttattgccatttcatCTGACCTTGTTCTACAGGACTTAATGAAGCTGTCAGATTTGATGATTTATCTGTTGATAAAATTTGAGAACACTGACTACACAAGTGTGATCAGGTTGGCAATAACATGGTTTTTAGTTTGTTATTATTGATTACATTTGATTATAAAATGCACATGTGGGGcaggtttgttgttttgtataCAATTTACCTTGAAACAAAGGGATTCAAAATGTTTGGTGTATTATGCTTTGTCTTAAACCATTAGATGCATACAATCAGGCACAAACCATTCATTTATATAGCTATTGTTGAACATTTAGAGTGAATTAATAACAAGACAGAGAAAACGACAAGGTGAGTCATTCCCTAAGCACTACACACATTTGTGTACCTGTCTAAATCTTACAGAGGGCtcaagacttttattttttgtaagcTGGGTTCTCCACCCCGCAGCTGTTAGAATAGGACTGCCCATTCCCTATAAGACCCTTTGTGGGAATACTAAGTTTGAAACCTGATTGAACTGGTATCTTTAGTCATGTGTCTGCTCTTTAgtgatattaaaaagaaaatttgaCTGTCCTGGAGAACAGCGAGTGACTTTGAGCTGCACAGGTTTGAATTGGTCTCTGTGAGTGATTTATTTATGAGTGATTTATACGTTTTCATGTGCCTTTTTTGGCATGCATTAGATTTAACATTGTTCAAATTGTTCATGTATTTCATGtaactataaaaaaattatattaatattaatattatgttaatttattaacataaagaaattgtgtgtattcaagtacattttgtttgtgttagaGGACATCCTTTATTACAATACAAACTGATGAagaattaatgttaatattagcTCTAACAGCCAACATAATCTTGAATGGTTAAAGGTGAACTATcagattataaaatgtaaactagGATTTTCAGTATGATCTAATACTTTTTATTAACATACATGGGCCCTACTTTATTCATCGATTGATTGACAAACTGAAAATGAggaagcttttaaaaaaaaattacacattaGAATAAGAGTACATAATTGCAATTTAGAATATTTGGGGAAAACTGCATGCCATGAACATGTTTGCTTGTTTGCAAATAACATTGTTTTGAAATAGTTTTTGATTCTTTAAAAATCACGGACTCTAGTATATTTGTTCAACATTTATCCAtactaaaatgtgaaaatgtcatttttaatgtagcttaaaaatatacacattactTTCTTTTTATTGGTAACAGATAAATGCTAAATAGAGCAAACTGAATAGGGAGCAAAAATTAACAAAGATCATTTGATGATTTCTATGgatattataatgtttttttttatttgatgttgatctgctactgtatataaatgaatCCTAACTGAGACTGTTTCTGTGGTTTGAACAGGTAGAAGATAAGATGTTTGTGGATTCGTGTCATAAGAAGTGGGTCACAGCACTCCTGCTACTCTACTGTTTGCAGTCATCAGCATCTGAGTTCCTATGGCCATGTCCTCAAAAGTGTATTTGTAAGCAGGACACACCAGAGGTCAATTGTTCATCCAAACACTTAACAGTTGTTCCAGAAGGATTGCACATCAGTACCAAGCGGCTGAATCTTTCTGGCAACCGCTTGAAGACACTGAGTCGGCGACAGTTCTATGGATTAACCCAACTAGAGGAGCTGGACCTTAGTGAGAACCTTATATCTATGATTGAAGTGGAAGCATTTCAGGGTCTAAAAAACCTacgaatattaaaaataaaaaacaacagactTAAGATCATCCCAGTTGGTGTCTTCTCTGGTTTGTTGAACCTTCTCAGCCTGGACATTAGCAGGAATGAGATACTTGTGTTTCTAGACTACACATTTCAGGAGATGGTGAACCTACAAGAAATGAATGCAGGGGAAAATGACCTGGTTTTTATCTCACAGAGAGCCTTTGTTGGTCTGCAGAGCTTACAAGAGCTGAATGTGGACCGCAGTAACCTTACCTCTATCCCTACTGAGGCATTTTCACAGCTCCAAAGCCTGACCAAACTGCGCCTACGGAGACTCAGTATTAATGTATTACCCAACAATGCCTTTCGCCGGCTGCACCAGCTGCGTACACTGCAGATACTTCAGTGGCCCTCACTAGAGACTTTAAACAGCAACAGCCTTGTGGGTCTTAACCTCACCACCTTGGTTATTAGTAACTGCAATCTGAGTGCCATACCATATGCCGCATTGCGCcatttaacacacctgatctATTTAGATCTGTCCTACAATCCTATTACATCTGTAGAAAGCTCTATGCTGGGGGAGTTGCTCAGACTTCAGGAATTCCACTTGGTCGGTGGAAAACTGCTCCGCATTGAGCCAGGGGCCTTTAGGTGTTTGGTTCACTTTCAGCTGCTCAATGTATCCTCAAACCGACTTACAACCCTAGAAGAGAGTGCCTTTCATGCAGTCGGTAACTTAAAAACCTTGAGGTTAGACAGGAACCCACTAACTTGTGACTGTCGTTTATTGTGGGTGGTGCGACGCCGTTTGAGGTTAAACTTTGATGGTCGCCAGCCAACATGTACTACACCTGATCGTGGGCGCAAACGGGAGTTTCGTGACTTTTCAGAGGCAGAGCTACCAAAAGTTTTTATCTGCAGACAGGCATGTATCATGGAACATAAGCTGCAAGAAGCAAAGGTGGATGAGGGAACCAATGTGCAGTTTGAATGCAAAGCAGATGGGTATCCCCCACCCTCTATAACTTGGTTATCACCCCAGCAGACTCGGTTCAGCTCTATGGGGAGAATACGAGTGCATGCAAATGGTACTCTGGAAGTGCGTTATGTCCAAATGCAAGACACTGGAACTTACCTATGCATTGCAGCTAATGCTGCAGGGAATGATAGTATATCTGCCAGACTTTATGTGAGGAACTCCCCTCGAAACTATACGACTCCCAATTTCTTTGATGAGAGCTGGGTGGAACCTTCATTGCCTCCTTCCACCAACTCATCAGCACAAGTATCAAGTCCATACCCTTTTGATGCCAAGACCCTTGTTATTGCTACTACTATGGGGTTCCTTTCTTTTCTGAGCTCTGTggttatttgttttgtgttcatgttcctCTGGAGTCAGAGTAAGGGCCAGATTAAGCACACAGCCACCATTGACTTTGTGCCCCGTACATCTATGGGAGGAGGTGGAGATGGTGCAGACACAGGAAGGTTTAcaatgaagctcatatgaagtCTTCTAAGGACAGAATTTAAGTGTAGctaatgtataataaaatattcagaattgTGGCTCCTGTTAACTATACTGAAATTTTGTTGGATAGTTTGGTAACTGCCTTCAGTTCATCATTGCCATTATCTGTCATTCTAATGGGGAAGTCAACCTGCAAAAGATGTAATATTAAAGAGCTTATTTATCTTGAAAAATGCagaaagtaaagtttgtgtTACTAATTAAACATGATATGAATTTATTTGAGACAATTTCACTCGAAAACAAACATCAACAGATATAATATGTGCATTTTGATCAggtaatgtgtatattttaaaaagtaatattGTAGAATACaaattatttactgtttaatatttgCATTGTGGTATTTAGATTAAATTCAACTAGATCAAAATACAAGTTGGGGCTGTAAAAGTAGTAAAAGTAGTACCTAAATATATTTAGATGTGACTCACCAATGGATAAttatagaagaaaaaatataaaagagtaTGATGTGATCAAGTGACATAAGATGCTTTGCAATATAACGTATGTAATGTACATACTTTACACTTTTGATGCACATTCAGCTGATTTGTTACTAATATAGATTTGTTTTGTCAGGAATACTATTTGTGTACTATGCAGGTCTGTCTGTTAGGCACTGGCCACTgttttgcatgatttttttttgttgacatctttttataataaattcagatttaactttttttatactTACGTACTTATATATACTTGCTTTAAATATTGCATTGTAATTATCTACCTATAGTCTTGCGCTTATAAATATCCCATTGCAAATATTTTCTTACACATCCAAACCTTAATCCTAAGGGTACAACAGAAATATGAGATATGACTTTGTTAACAACTGTTATGCTTCTGTATGTGAATAACCTTACTCCAAGAGACATGTAGATACTAATTGAATGCCTGGAGAACAATGGTGTGAGGACCAGTTGTGCTctactgagcacacacacacacacacacacacacacacacacacacacacacacacacacacacacttctatactGAGGGGTATATACTGAGGGGTATATACTTCTATAAGGGGTCCATGAATGATTTAATGACTATGGAAAGGGTGTAAATCATATCCTATGGCCTTTGAAGTCACCATTTATCAACTGACTGAACAcctacagtggatataaaaaagtcaaaacacctgtatatttcaaaatgaaatcaaGATAAGTTGTCATCTCTTTTCCACCTCTAATATGTGTTAGCAACATACacaagtgaaaaacaaatagaacccctttaggggaaaaaatagaAAGCATCTTTTTTATGTAATACAGCACAATTAGGCAAAATTGTAGTTCATCCCTACTTGTAAAAATGTTCCAGATATAACTGgataggatttatttattttggatagGATTTGGCACTGGGATTTACTGGGCCATTACAAAAGATTGAGCTTTTTCTTCTGAAGCTATTCCTTTGTTGACCTGTAtttatgctttgggtcattgtcatgctagAAGGTGAAATTTTTCAGCGGCTGGTTTTGTGCCAAATTAAGGACATAGGGA contains:
- the lingo4b gene encoding leucine-rich repeat and immunoglobulin-like domain-containing nogo receptor-interacting protein 4b; its protein translation is MFVDSCHKKWVTALLLLYCLQSSASEFLWPCPQKCICKQDTPEVNCSSKHLTVVPEGLHISTKRLNLSGNRLKTLSRRQFYGLTQLEELDLSENLISMIEVEAFQGLKNLRILKIKNNRLKIIPVGVFSGLLNLLSLDISRNEILVFLDYTFQEMVNLQEMNAGENDLVFISQRAFVGLQSLQELNVDRSNLTSIPTEAFSQLQSLTKLRLRRLSINVLPNNAFRRLHQLRTLQILQWPSLETLNSNSLVGLNLTTLVISNCNLSAIPYAALRHLTHLIYLDLSYNPITSVESSMLGELLRLQEFHLVGGKLLRIEPGAFRCLVHFQLLNVSSNRLTTLEESAFHAVGNLKTLRLDRNPLTCDCRLLWVVRRRLRLNFDGRQPTCTTPDRGRKREFRDFSEAELPKVFICRQACIMEHKLQEAKVDEGTNVQFECKADGYPPPSITWLSPQQTRFSSMGRIRVHANGTLEVRYVQMQDTGTYLCIAANAAGNDSISARLYVRNSPRNYTTPNFFDESWVEPSLPPSTNSSAQVSSPYPFDAKTLVIATTMGFLSFLSSVVICFVFMFLWSQSKGQIKHTATIDFVPRTSMGGGGDGADTGRFTMKLI